A segment of the Candidatus Nitrososphaera gargensis Ga9.2 genome:
AGAGACCAAAAAGCGCATTATTGATTATGTCAGCAAAAAGCAGGCTGGAGAGTGGCTCATTGAAATTAGCATTAGCCGAGTATCCCGCATTCTAAAAGAAGCATGTCTGGCTCTTGGCATAGGTCAATTCAGAAAAGACGACGCAGGCAATATTGTCAAGGATAAACTGAATCGTCCAATAATAGATAACGCTCTGAGGCTCCATGATTTAAGAAAAGTCTACATTTCATTTCTTGTCAGGTCGGGCATTCGCTTAGAGCAGGCAATTACCCTTAACGTAGGATGGAGAGACATTGGCACCGCTGCAAAATACTACCTAGAGTTCCAAGAACTAGCAGAGGAATTACAGAAGGCAAAAGAGCGTTTCGCTGCGCTTTTCGGAGAAAAGGGAGAGGGAGGCGCATTGCCAGAAGCAAAGCACGAGCACGAGTCAGGAGAGGACGATGATGAAGAGGAGGGAGAGGAATAGTTGTCTGTAAATTTCTGTTACATACAGGGAGCTATAGCTCAGCAAAATGCAATCAATTTGGAGGTGAAATGATTGCAAGAAAAGACAGCAAAAGAGGTCAAGGAAATGCTCAGGAGAGCAGGCGTTGAGGTCTCTGATTGCAGTGATGCAGTCAGGTTCCAATTAGCCAACAGGAGCAGGAGGGACTATTGATGCAGTGTCAATGTAAAGAATGCCACGACTGCCCGAATAAAGTCACGTGGAAAACACTGCTCAGGCTGACAAGAGTGTGTCACGCTTGCTTCTGGGGTTTGCATGGAGGTGAATATTGATGGCATACATCTATGGTGAGCATTATGCACTTGGTGACATGCTCACCATTTTTACTATTTGGTGCACTGGCTGTTATCACAAAATTACCTTTTTGAAATTGAGGGTAAAAATCACTGATGAAAAGGTCGCCATAGTGTGCCCGCAATGCGGGGAGCCTATCAAAACAGTCAGAGCAAACAAGCACAGGACACTCGACGAAACAGAGCAGGAACTAAGAAAAGCCGTCATTTCACTGGTCAATGAAATACGTTTCAAAATGTATGCAGAGCGAGAGCAGAGAGCAGGAAAGCAGGTCACGACAACATCAGAGGAGGGAGGAAATTGAACGGAATTAAAAAAGTGCTCAAGTGCTCCGAATGCCTCTTTACAACAGAGGTCTCGCACGTATTTGATGCAGTCATTTACTGTCCATTCCATCAGGAGAGACCATTGCAGGAGGTTCCATCTGCTTGAGTGCTATCTATTGCGCTCTGGCATTCTGTCCCTCCTGCAAGCAGGCTAAACAGAGATGCAACGGATGCGGTTTTGGCTTTTGTGAGTGCCAGAATTGCGAATGCGGGAGGCGCTTATCATGACAGCAGGCACCGAGTTAATTTTTACCCTAAAATGCAGTTGCGGAAAAACACCGAATGCCTACAACGTAGAGGGTTTGTGCTCATTTAGAAAACATCTGATGGAGTGCAAGACAGCAGAGCATGAGCCTCTTACGTATTTCTGGCTATACACGATTGGCGAAATAATCAGGGAGTGGAGGCTTTTTGCTTGATAGACTGGCAGAGATTCAACAGGCAATCAGGGAGCAGGAGGCAATCAATAACAGGCTCATTGCAGAGGGTAAAACGCTTTGCAAGAAATGCAAGATTGTTATTTTTCCTGATGCAGTCGATGGAATGTGCACCGTATGCAGGCTCAAACGTCAGTCGAAAAATAGGAGTTATCAGAGGAGGAATGGATGCTATTGAATAGGCTCGATTACTGGGTTAAGGCAATCTGCCTCTTTTGTCACGGAGCCTTTCTAATCAGGAGCGATTCGCCTTTCTGTCCACTGCTCTTTATTCGTGATGATTGCAAGTGGAACATGGACATATTCAAACGGGTGTTTGAGGATGCAGATTAAGCAAGCAATACAGTGCTTTTTTGGTTATCACGAAATAATACCTGCTAAATTGAAAAGGCGCGGAGAGGTCTTAGGAGTAACGCACTGCATCCATTGCAAAGCAGTGGTTTTTGTAGAGGTCGGGGACTTCTAAAAAAGGCACATATACACAATTTGCGGGCTTCGCCCGCTATCATTTCTTAAAGTCAGACACGTTAATTGTAACTATTATTGTCTTGGCACTTTTCAGGCTCTAAGCGGTGTAAAAATGTCAGGTTCTATCGTGGACAAAAGTGCACTCTGGAAAAGGTTAATCTACGGCTTGGATACTCTAGTTACCAGAGTTGGCGCACACGGTAAGAACAAGGCGTGATAACCTCAAGCTGCTTGCCTTCATGATAGGAGCTGCAGTATTCTTTGTGGTGACGCTCTTTATCTCATTCTTTATCGTGATAGTAGCTCTCAATAATTCCGACATCCCTGGCGAAGACAAGCCAAACATGTTCATGCTAGGGCTGATCCCACCATCGATTGGAACGTTCCTTTTGTTCACCAAAGTTTTTGGCCGGTTCATGTAAAGAATGTATTTAAATCGCATGAATCTTTGGGAACCTGTGCCAAAGTTCGTAGTGCAGGTAGTGATTGAAAACAAGCCCTACATCAACGACCCTGAAGGCGAGACCATACATCGCGACCTTGTTGTCAAGGGCGGCTATTCAAACGTGCAATCTGTGAGGTCAGCAAAGATGTTAAAGATGGTCGTGAGCTCAAAATCAGAGAAAGACGCCGAAGCGATCGTGAAAAAGCTATGCGAAGAGCTGCGCATATTCAACCCTGTCGTCAGCAACTGCACTGTCAAGGCGACTGGCACTGCCTAGTATTCTAACACTTTGATCTTGCTCATGCTAACGGCTTGGAATCCTTCCACATGTACTCAAAGTAGTCGGAACACCACTCGCAGAACATTGGGTCTTCCCATACGAACATTGTGTTCATGTCGACCTCTCTCTTTGTATTTGGAAACGCAATGGTTGCTTCTTGGCTGTCAGCGATGAAAAGAGCGACGCTTACCCACTCCATCATCTTCCTTTCAAAGATACCTTTTGAAATCAATTCATTGATCCTTTGCATGATGTTTTCAATTACATTTGTCGGCAATATTGTGTTATGGCCGACTAGCGAGGAAATTTTGACTCCGTTATTAGCCCTATCAATGAGCATCTCGTCTTCCCTTGGCCAAGCCTGAGATACGATTATTCTCAGCGAGTTAGTTGATGATGACTGGAGCTTTTTCAAGCTCTGAAAACAGCCGTCACACTGCTTATCGTCCTGCAATTTTCCAGAGCACCAATTCTCTGAAGGAACTTGGCAGGAAGAGCATCCACAAGGATATGATCTTAAAAGAATTTTCTGTTCTTCTTCATGACAAGCAAATCTGGAACCTGCTTCATCACTACCATGCTATATTCTGTCACATAGAACATGCCGTCAAGCCTTTTTACAAGACCCTCCTGCGAAAGTCTGTTCAAATTTCGATGTACATCCTGAACGGTAATGCCAAGTTCCCTAGATAGAGAACTGAGCTTGGCCGGCTTTTTGCTCAGCGAAGAAAGTATGGAAACCTCGTTTCGCTGGCAAGCCCCATAAACAACTCGGAGGCCAGAGAACGCTCCGATGAGGCTTCCATGTGTAAATATTCTACAAGTGATAATTAAGATTTTCATTTGTATATCGCAACCGTCTATATATTCTGCATATGAGCACAAAAACTCCAGAACGGGCTTCTTAACCAAGAATTATGAAAGTTGACTTGTTAAAAGGTTGAGTGAATCTGCTAAAGAGGAAATATCATTGACCTTGTGCAGAGATCGTGCATGAGCGAAGTAGTAGAAATAAAGGATCAGTTCTTGGAACTGCAACAGAAATACTGGCAGTACCTTCCAAAAGTGGACCCAGCACTCATAGATGACCTTCTCCTTCGCCAGATGGAGAACCCAAACGTCGTCCCAATGTATTTGGTCGAAGTGTTTACAAAGCCGGGTCTAAACGTCGAAGTCCGAAGTTACATAATCGGCAAGACAGGCATGAGCCTCGCCATCTATGATAACTACACGCATTACGTGACAAACCAAAAGCTGACGCTGGAAATGCTCAGAGATATCCGACTCGGAGTGATAGAAGTCACAGACGAATTCACTGGTGGCCTTGGAAACCATCGGCGCCATCGCCAAGCATCCAGAAAATAGAAGCTGCGCCAAAAAGTGAAGAATTGCCGACAAGAAAGGAGAGCACCAGAATAGTCGCATATACTGCGGCGGGAATAATTGGTGAAATAGCACTTGCAGGCTTTATAATAAGCGGAGGCGTCCTGCCTGACGCTAATGTTAGCCAGACCATACCGCCCGGATTGGAGCCCGGATTTTTGCACGGTTATGTCGATGGTCCCGGCGGTCTGCCTGCCATAGGGGCGACAGTATTAGCGGTACAGCAAGGAACAGACTTTGCGGCAAGCGCATTTGTCTTTGTCAACGGCCAGTACTTTATAGATGTGCCGCCTGGCACGTACATAGTCTATGTCGCCTACCCAGACGGAACGGACAAGATTGCTACAGTGGAAGAAGAGGATCAAGCCTTGAGCTGAACTTTGAATACTGATGCACAAAAGAAGGAGGTCTGATTGGAGATATGAAAACAAAAGTGCTCTACTATACAGCGGCTGCAGCTACTGCCATAGCAGGCATACTGCACCTGATGTTGGCCCCAAACATGCTGAATTTTAACCCAAATGGTACTACGCTCTTTTTCGTGGGAGGAGCTGCGCAGGTCTTCTTCTGGGCCCTGTCTATGGTGCGAAGATGGGTATGGGTATGGGATTGGAATTGGCGGCACGGTGGTTCTGATGGTGATCTGGGTAATTACGAGGTTTCCCGGCAATCCGATAACTGGCAATGGAAGTAGAGTCAATGAAATGGCAATGATCGTGGAAGCGATGCAAGGAGCATTCATTGGGCTGGCAGCTGCAATACTCGTGATCGAATCACAGATGAAAAACTGGACAAAAAGACCACGTCAAACTCGACCTGAAACCTATCTCTTTTTCTATTTAGTGTTTTTATTATCTTCATGCTCTATAGCAAAGGCATCGTCCAAGCTGCTACTAAAGTCGCCCAGCGCTCCTTCAAGCAATAGCGTTGTCCTCAGATGTTTTGCAAGATCAGTCACGGTGATTATGCCGACCAATTTTCCGCCGTCCATTATTGGAAGCCGGCGTATCTTGTGATTTACCATCCTCTGCACGGCGACTTCTATAGGCGTCTCCGGGTCGGCAGTTGTCAGTATCTTGGACATGATGTCACCTATTTTCACCTGCGCGATCGGCAGTTCTTTGGCGCATATCTTTTTGATAAAGTCACGCTCGCTCACGATACCGACAGGCTGACCATCCTTGACAACGAACACGGAACTGATGCCCTTTTCTGCCATCGTCTTGGCAGCCTCCAGTGCCGACTTGTCATGGTCTATCATGACTATCTGCTTTGTCATGATGTCGCGCACTACGCCTGTTGTCATGCCAATTTCCAAGAATCAGCCGAAGATAAAAACAATGCTGTCATGAACTACTACTGCAACTAAGTGCTGGTGCGGAATTCGCTAATCTGAAGATATTAATACGAGCTCTGGCAAGTCTCACTCGCAGTAATGGCAAAGATTGGAATTGTTGTTTTCCCCGGCAGCAACTGCGACCGCGACGTTCACCACGTTCTAAACAACGTCATAGGCGTCCAAGCAGACTTTCTGTGGCACACCAAGGACCGGATCAGCAGCTACGACGCAATGATAATCCCCGGCGGCTTTGCTTTTGGCGATCGCCTGCGGGCAGGCATCATCGCTGCCCATAGCCCAATTATACAAGAAGTGAAAAGGATGGCAAAGGACGGCATGCCCGTGCTTGGCATCTGCAACGGCTTTCAAATCTTGGTCGAGTCTGGTCTCTTGCCGGGTGCCCTCATGATGAACGACTCACTCCGGTTTGTGTGCCGGTGGACAAAGGTCGAGGTCAAGAACAACAAGACTCCTTTCACAAGCCAGTTTGCACCAAAGCAGACATTTGCCATCCCGGTGGCACATGGCGAAGGCCGCTACATGGCCGACAGCAAGATAATAAAGGATCTAAAGAAAAAGAACCAGATTGTTTTGCAGTATTCCAATGATGACCCCAACGGATCGACCAACCTCATTGCGGCGATCTGCAACGAAGAGGGCAACGTTATGGGCATGATGCCCCACCCAGAGAGGGCGAGCGAAAGCATCCTTGCAGCAGAAGGCGCAGGGAACGACGCCATCACGATTTTCAGGTCACTTGTTTCCAATCTGAAGCAAAAGGCGATTGCATAGATGGGCGTCCTGACAAAGCAAGAGCTCGACTACCTCGAAGAGAACCTGAAGCGCAAGGCAAACGAGGTCGAGCAGGATATTGTCGGCGCTGAATGGTCAGAGCACTGCTCGTACAAATCATCGAAAAAATACCTACGGTTATTGCCTACAAAAGGCAAGCGCGTACTGGTTGGGCCCGGCTATGACGCCGGGGTTCTTGACATTGGCGACGGCTACGTCCTGACGGTGCACATTGAAAGCCACAACCACCCGTCGGCAGTAGAGCCCTTTGGCGGCGCCGCCACCGGCGTTGGCGGCGTGATACGCGACATCATGTCCATGGGCACCAGGCCGATAGCAGTGCTCAATGCCCTGAGGTTTGCGCCGATAACTGGCAAGAGCAAGGCGGTCGCAAAATCAAAGTGGCTGTTCAAAAACGTCGTCAAGGGCATAGCCGACTATGGCAATTGCATCGGCATCCCGACAGTCGGGGGCGAAATCGAATTCGATCCGTCGTTTGAGGACTATTGCCTTGTTGATGTTGCATCCATTGGGTTTGGACGCAAAGAAGACATTGTCGCAAACCAAGCTGATGTGGGCGACGTAATTGTGCTTGCAGGCGGCTCGACCGGCCGGGATGGAATCCATGGCGCGTCGTTTGCATCAAAGGCGCTTGAAGTGGAAAACAGGTCGGCCGTCCAGATTCCTGATCCTTTCCTTGAAAAATTGCTGCTTGAAGCAACCATGGAAGCCGTAAAACAGGGTTGCATCAAGGGCATCAAGGATCTTGGCGGCGGGGGGCTCTCATGCTGCCTGTCTGAAACTTCAGACACCCTTGGCAAGGGCTTTGACGTAGAGCTCACAAGAGTGCGCGCAAGGGAAAGTGGCATGACTCCAAACGAGCTAATGATTTCAGAATCGCAGGAGCGCATGCTCTATATCACAGATAAGACACGGCTACCTGCATTACAGTTGATCCTTGACAAATACGAGATCAGCTATTCGGTACTTGGCGAAGTGCAGGGGCACCGAGATCTTGTTGTCAGGCACGGTGGCAGGGTGGTGGCAAAGATGCCGTCGCACCTTGTTGCGCATGCTCCGCTTGCAGACAGGGCTACCAAGCGTCCCGCGTATCTTGATAGATTAAAATCATCGGTAAAGCAGCCGAAAATGCCTGCGAATCTTGGCAAGACGTTGCTGTCACTCCTCTCAAACCCGACAATAGCGAGCAAGAGCTGGGTCTATCAGCAGTATGACCATGAGGTAGGGGTGCGGACGGTGGTCAAGCCAGGTATGGGTGACGCCGCAGTCATGAGGCTTGACAACGGCAGGTTTGTTGCGATAAAGCTGGACGGTAACTCAAAGCACTGCTACCTTGATCCATATCAAGGCACTCTTGGCTGCCTTTCCGAAGGCTGCAGGAACGTCATCTGTGCTGGCGCCGAACCTATCGGAGTGGTGGATCACTTGCAGTTTGCCAGTCCAGAAGACCCGGAAATCTACTGGACATTCACTCAGGCGATAAACGCGATTGTAGACTATTGCAAGTTCATGGATGTTCCGGTTGTCGGGGGCAAGGTGAGCTTTTACAACGAAACTGCCAAGGGGCCGATCAAGCCGTCGCCTGTCATGGGCATGCTTGGCCTGATTGAAAACGAGTCGCAGATCACCCGACCTAGCCTGTCATCCGGCGACTCGATCTTTATCATCGGAAATACAGCCCCTGAAATGGGCGGCTCTGAATACTATGAATATGTTCATAACATAACTGGCGGGCCGGTTCCAAAGGTCAACTTACAGGTCGACAAGCAGAATAGGAACACCGTTCAGAGCCTGATAAGGAGCGGGCTCGTTACCTGCACACACGATTGTTCCAAGGGCGGCCTCGCAGTGGCACTTGCC
Coding sequences within it:
- the purS gene encoding phosphoribosylformylglycinamidine synthase subunit PurS — translated: MNLWEPVPKFVVQVVIENKPYINDPEGETIHRDLVVKGGYSNVQSVRSAKMLKMVVSSKSEKDAEAIVKKLCEELRIFNPVVSNCTVKATGTA
- a CDS encoding CBS domain-containing protein, whose translation is MTTGVVRDIMTKQIVMIDHDKSALEAAKTMAEKGISSVFVVKDGQPVGIVSERDFIKKICAKELPIAQVKIGDIMSKILTTADPETPIEVAVQRMVNHKIRRLPIMDGGKLVGIITVTDLAKHLRTTLLLEGALGDFSSSLDDAFAIEHEDNKNTK
- the purQ gene encoding phosphoribosylformylglycinamidine synthase subunit PurQ; amino-acid sequence: MAKIGIVVFPGSNCDRDVHHVLNNVIGVQADFLWHTKDRISSYDAMIIPGGFAFGDRLRAGIIAAHSPIIQEVKRMAKDGMPVLGICNGFQILVESGLLPGALMMNDSLRFVCRWTKVEVKNNKTPFTSQFAPKQTFAIPVAHGEGRYMADSKIIKDLKKKNQIVLQYSNDDPNGSTNLIAAICNEEGNVMGMMPHPERASESILAAEGAGNDAITIFRSLVSNLKQKAIA
- a CDS encoding ArsR family transcriptional regulator, translated to MKILIITCRIFTHGSLIGAFSGLRVVYGACQRNEVSILSSLSKKPAKLSSLSRELGITVQDVHRNLNRLSQEGLVKRLDGMFYVTEYSMVVMKQVPDLLVMKKNRKFF
- a CDS encoding carboxypeptidase-like regulatory domain-containing protein; this translates as MPTRKESTRIVAYTAAGIIGEIALAGFIISGGVLPDANVSQTIPPGLEPGFLHGYVDGPGGLPAIGATVLAVQQGTDFAASAFVFVNGQYFIDVPPGTYIVYVAYPDGTDKIATVEEEDQALS
- the purL gene encoding phosphoribosylformylglycinamidine synthase subunit PurL, producing the protein MGVLTKQELDYLEENLKRKANEVEQDIVGAEWSEHCSYKSSKKYLRLLPTKGKRVLVGPGYDAGVLDIGDGYVLTVHIESHNHPSAVEPFGGAATGVGGVIRDIMSMGTRPIAVLNALRFAPITGKSKAVAKSKWLFKNVVKGIADYGNCIGIPTVGGEIEFDPSFEDYCLVDVASIGFGRKEDIVANQADVGDVIVLAGGSTGRDGIHGASFASKALEVENRSAVQIPDPFLEKLLLEATMEAVKQGCIKGIKDLGGGGLSCCLSETSDTLGKGFDVELTRVRARESGMTPNELMISESQERMLYITDKTRLPALQLILDKYEISYSVLGEVQGHRDLVVRHGGRVVAKMPSHLVAHAPLADRATKRPAYLDRLKSSVKQPKMPANLGKTLLSLLSNPTIASKSWVYQQYDHEVGVRTVVKPGMGDAAVMRLDNGRFVAIKLDGNSKHCYLDPYQGTLGCLSEGCRNVICAGAEPIGVVDHLQFASPEDPEIYWTFTQAINAIVDYCKFMDVPVVGGKVSFYNETAKGPIKPSPVMGMLGLIENESQITRPSLSSGDSIFIIGNTAPEMGGSEYYEYVHNITGGPVPKVNLQVDKQNRNTVQSLIRSGLVTCTHDCSKGGLAVALAEMAIAGSTGFKVDLDAVPNSCDRMDDLLFSESHSRYIVGTKEPEKVRKALSSAGVTFAQIGSATSAVKFTKGKKKVIRLTLKQLQTSFYSLGKVMQR